In Solenopsis invicta isolate M01_SB chromosome 6, UNIL_Sinv_3.0, whole genome shotgun sequence, the genomic window tggaacttacaaaaataatgaaaaatatttcacaaagatttttaataaaaaattttcatcatgaTTACATTCATATAAttgattcattaatattttgttagagACATGTCCGACGATCTATTGGCGAAGGAAAAAGAGTTTCACAGGTTGAATCGTGATCTTCAACTAAAGACACGTGATGTAATAAAGACTGTTGATTCAATTATACATGCCCATGACAGCAAAAGTTTATTTAGCGATGCGAATCAATCGCTTcgaatcaattttaaaacgGAAGATGCAAAAGCTATACACTCGGAAGATATTGCGCCaatgataaataaacaattaaggACATCGTTAATTAAAGTATCTGAAACTTCAGTGGAATGTACCGATGATATTGAGATTCCAAAGAAAGATAATACTGTGGGAAATAAAGCTGTTATTATTTTACTGCAGGGCAAGATTGATATGCTGTACAAAAAGTTACAAGCAATGCAACTcgagtttaataataaagtaatgtttTCTCATTTGTTTAAGAAGGTTCTTCAGTGTTTTCACATAACATAagaatttgatcaaatttgGAGACTACaaatttgtgattaatataTATAGGCAATcttaaatttcttgaaatttttttacatacatttttttctttaaacaattttctaaAGTAACATTGAGTCTAATGAAGGAaagaagttaaaataattttaatttaaaatttagttaatttaaaatttatttaaaattaatttaaaattaatttaaaattttaatttaatagcaaataagatatgtgaaaattttgtaaaattatattcataagaaAGAGTGAAGTTTatattgaagaatattttaaaattaaaaaaaaaacgaagtttTATCATATCATTTTCTGTAAATGAAAAAGTCGCGAGTCttgttttcagtttttttaagcTGAACAACCTTCTCTTAACGAAActggtatattttttttccacaatATTTGCTCCAGTTAGGAGCATTTGGAAAAAGtgcttttatgaaaaattattaaatagtgaaaaaaaatctataaagtaattgtatttataaatagaacGATTACTGTAAAGAATTAGAGGGGGAAAAGAAGAAACTTGATGATACTCAAATTAAATTATGGAACCAGATAGAAGCGTTAAACGATACAATTACAAAGTTGGAACGTGCAAATTCAGATACACTCTCAGATTTTCAAGCTCTAAgcaatgaaaatattgttttgaagAAGGTACTTTTAAATTCGTTTTGTTATAATTAGAATTACCAAACGTCTTTACTTTAACAGAACACGTTTCACAATTTGATCTTTGGTCCTCCAGCCTTCTTTTTTGAACAAAAACGTAAATGtcctatttttacaatttttaattttaactttcagTTTTGTGTGAGGTAGAACACAGTATCTGATCATCAGTTTACGatgaacaaaacaaaatattgattgaaactgtaaaaagtttcataattgtaaaattcaatttttgtaattttagaaaagaaactTAACTCTGGtagacaaattattataaattttgatgaatTGCACGTTTATCTTGTACATTTTGACcaatttcgttaaaatttcttcaaaaatttattattttcaataaaatgtcaTTAATATGTTAGCAGTTCAGTCtgttttgttatataaaattaggataagagtaaaataattaaacacattttatatgaAGGAAATTTGACAAGTAAATGAAAGAAAtgttatctatatattttaataaaaacaattacatgattaaaattttagcgTAAgagatttaatcttttttaggTGTGTCCTTTATTCGTTTATAGAAATTGTCTTTTTGTTGCTGTGATATTTGGTAATCCTAATTATAGTATACATCTTATAATAacattagtttttatttaaaatattctgttttaGGACTCAGAAGGTCTTCGAAAAGAGATTAggatattaaatcaacaatcaaCTAATCTTGACATAAGATTAAATAGATCTCTGGAAAGTAACGAGAAACTTAGAAATGCGTTAAAATGTAGTCATACAGAAGAAAAGGTTTAATAAAGTGTACTTAAATCGAAATATAGTTCAAGTCTGTAACACTTGTTGTATTATCCATACTTTGTAGGAATTAAGAAATCAAATTAGAAAATTACAAGaagataagaaattaataataaaaagtttggaAAAACAGCGATCAGAATTAGTGCAAGCGTTCAAAAAACAGACGTTACTCGTAGATAATTTGAAGAAACAAAACGTATGCATTGTATCTCATCATTAATTTCTTCTATTTGTGCAGCATTacataatatgaatttttatacaactttataattttgcagATACATTTGATGGCAAATGGACAAATCAGTTTAACGAAAgaagattttgcaaaattattagaatGGAAACCTCAAAATATCTCTGACGTATCATAATAGCGTAAGATAATAGTATTTCTAATAAATCTGTATTTCCAGGATTATTTTTCCACATTTAATCGTCTAAACCtttcttaagaaaaatatctttttcaggGGCATTTCGTATAAAACATTTGTTGAATGGTGTAACTTGTGTAATTTATGTattgtataaaagataaaagtaattccattttatagttatttatattttacagtattatatattacagcacaaaaaaattatatttgatatatatctTTTCACAGAAACctttttgtgtatttatatatcaaaatcAAGCATTAGCGAATTAAAATATTCCATACCTTTCCAATAAAGATTTACATGTGTGATTCATcggatattgttatttttttattaatcattttgcgaatatttatattttgtttttgtttcatTCCATATgcatatgtgtgtgtttgtagcactctattaattttatataaaatagcaaaTGCACATCTGactaaatagattttaaaaggatttacagttttttttaatatatccaaTAAATTAATAGTATATCGGTAGATAGGCAGCAGATTCAGGTAAGAAATTGCAGCAGATAGATATCAAATGTATtcgcattaaatattttttacgaataatAACGATACATCCGCATGCCACAGATTTTATTTGGCTGTTgttatattttgcaaattttgctAATGTACTATGATACCAACAACATTGCGTACAAGTCCTGTAAATCTGCAGCCTTAAATTTACAAATGTGTAGTGAACACTTTGTAAAATCTGTTGTCGACGATCTCGGTTAtccaggaaaaaaaaaaacgacgttTGCAATCGCTATGAAAATCATACCTTTTTCGAATATATTTAAtgcttgataattatttttcaattttttctgcATATTCAAGGAGATTTTCCAGTTTTTTCACATGATATATATAAgaacttgatcaaattttaagatcaagtttgaaatatatatacatacatacatatatgtatatgcatatgcaTTTTCCCATCCTCCcctgaattttttcaaactattttaCTATATAgctcttttactttttatattataattatgtagctTTTTCTACTGCAAATCATGTAGGATATCTCATACCCCAGGCTACTCAtgcttaaaacaaaaaaaaaatgaaaagttaatgAGTTTAAATCTTGTTGGAGTATGTCATCCCATCTAGTTCACCAAAGGttaaataactttctaaaataacatTGATTCTTATGGAAGAGTTACCGCAaacaaaatgaaagaattttgaaaatatataagaatatttataacaattaaagacatttttgtattaaaaaaaaattagagtttGCGCCATCTTCTTATAAcagtacaaaatgtttataacatgtatcaatattaaaaaggaaatatttttaaataatatgttatcaTTCTTATTGCTTAAAGTTtgttcattatatatttatttagtacttTAAAGATGGCAATGATAAAGGTTTCtatgttaaaagaatatatacatataaataaaattactctcctcaaattagtttttttaaagtggaGAATCTCCTTCAGAAAGTaaacagtaataataaaaaaatcgctgttaaaaaaatgtgattttcaTAGTGACTCGTATCAAGttcaaatcattttatatttgacaatgTCAAATGTCTCGTTCAGTTTATTTACATAACTTCTGCATTTAGTGCAAGGAATAATAACTGACAATAACAAACTCTGAGTATACAAAAATTCGAAGCATTAGATTTTGCCGCGTATCAACGCGCGcgaatataaatattcattatttacctttataatCGCGACAATCAGAAATTGTGTCACGTGTGACGAGCCATatggatataaaaaaatgttgctcATCAAAAACATCAATGATATTTCACTGGGTGATGTAGAATGAATATTAGCATTTCTTTCACAGTAAAGGATTGTAAATCCTTGACCTAAATGATGTATAGCCATAATACATATCTAAACTTACAAAAAGCAAACAAACTTGTTTTCGTAAACAATTCGTCGAAATTACTTCTTttacatagaaatattaaataatagcaAATATCACAAGTATATGGATAAAGACTGTATGATATAGTCAGTATCCCTCTGCACAACCTACAGCTCAAACATGTTAACGCtgttataatttgaaaaagaaaaaaaaaatttgcacagtacactttaataaaattaagttaacgtTTCTGTAGTTAAATGTAGATTTGTTGTTACCCTACGTGGGCAAATACGTTAATaagatttaattacaataattcgcAGTTTATTTTTCTCGCTCTTTAGATTTTATCATCGACAATATGCcatgaaaaaatgtaattaatattcgaGTACCTAGAATCAtacatatacttaaaaattcTAAACTTCTTTCTgccttgctctctctctctctctcattcatttttatacatattgagTTTAAAACTCAATTTCAAGATGATTATTAAGATGACCTTTGTGAGCGCTTACAATTACAGGATTTACAACTCCTGACTCCTGTCAAGGGCGCTAAAATTAAGATTCACATAAGCACCACTTTTAGAGCTTACGCTTATTATTCatttgtgtgtatgtatgtatgtatgtgtgtgtgcgtgtgtgtatgcgtgtgtatatatattttataaatcctaTTACCATAAACATTCTTACTGCTTCCGTATTGCACGAACATCAAGtgtctctctctcacacacacccACTTCTccctcactcactcactcactcactcactcactctctctctctctctctctctctcgacttTTTTACcacagcaaaaaattttacaaacataaacaaatttattcaattaattaaacatcATTAAGTTAATCAGTATGTGAATCTTTAAATCCTGCACAAGCACAAAGACCGTCGAGGTCAAAGCCTCTAGATTTtgcatagaaaaaattatactattaaatttaatcttgtaaaatattgattttttttagcgTCGTTAATCGCGCAAATTGGTGTTAGTCTCAAAAAGAAAtcagtaaattttataattttttgtaattttaaatattctaccTAGAACACGCAGAGTTGACATAATTATGTTATCGCGCAAAAACACTTGAATTGCTATGATTATGATAGAATTTTACatgtattgttataaaattttctgactTATATATGTATTCTACTGTAAAAGTTAAATGTTTGCTAAAATGCATTACTATCTATGtgctcaaaaattttgtacattctgctttttattatacaatacatctTGTCGCGTATATGTGTGcaaaattcatttctttttgcataaccaattacaatttataatgatctttttctatatataatatagtggACATAATATATCTTTTACTTCCTTCACATTTACAATATTTCCTttagtttgtaaaaaataaattgttcttaATATTTTCAGTTACAAGACATAAACTATTGGCGATATCAATAATGCAATGAAAATACgtacttttgtttttatcattttatataattctctaTAGATTATCTAATATCTTAAATGATGTTTATTATACCGAGGCGACATACCTCGTCTTAAAAACCAACACAGACAGTAACACATCTAGCATTGGCTAATgattacgaaataattttattaacatcttTTATGCTATATCcatatatcttttaaaagatatataaaaagcTGGACTCTCTAAATGCGACCAGAATGACAGTATGGTACAAAGGTATTCATGTACAGAATAAAAATAGGGAATTACATTCAAGACCTTAAATAAATAGTCtgatacgtatattatatatatatatcaatgaaAATGAGAGTGTgtgtatgttttttattttgtttttcttgctGTATCGTTGCCCTGATCATGCCAGGTAGCTATAAGTGTCCTTTTGACCTTCCGTGCGCTccaaatattctttttcaattaaaatatctatacATTTCTGCAAGAAAAGTGTTAAGTCTTATTGAAATATTGGtattattgcataatttttatacttgcttaaattaataatattttgcttataaatttttaaaaaatatggcaatatatatgtatatttatatcagAGTTGAATAACTTAATATTCCTtcaaaactaaattaaagttagcttacaaaattaatttggatACATTAAAAGTTGTTATATAAACTCGATTAAAAATCGCGAtaagatcaaattaaattaaaagttaattaaaaaaaaatatatatattaatataaaatttctattaaaatagaatatgtaatcgtaatttttacaaataagattcttttaacaAAGCAATTACAATAtagatcgtaaaaaaaaaaatttaatattttatttgtaaatttagcTGTAAACTTTAgttgtaaatttatatgaaaccaaaagaaatatttttatatgcaaatttttttcttttacataaagttaaatttttaatttaactttaaaaaattaataaaatttatgtgttttcaaaataattgaggttaaaaattagttaaaaagttatataaacgcttttaatttattttatttaactattttaactaaatattaccTAATACTGATACATgcatatacaggatgttcattaatggttgtactcactttttattataggagcatgatttaccgacggatatgtatttctaacttattcttatattagaaataacacatgcgtgctcctatggtaagacgtggggacaaccattaatgaacaccctatatacatgtgtgtatgcgtgttgtgtgagtgtgtgtgtatgcatgttgtgtgagtgtgtgtatgcgtgttgtgtgagtgtgtgtatgcgtgttgtgtgagtgtgtgtatgcgtgttgtgtgagtgtatgtatatatgtacaaatatgtgtgtgtgtgtgtgtgcgcgcgcgcgcgtgtgtgtatgtaaatagatttttaaataatttttatataaaagataatattaaaaataggatcctttttgtaataatttttttaaaaacttaccTTAATGACATGTACTCTCGGTTTGAATCTAGAGCTCAATTGATTCAATACTTCGGCTACCAACTGTTGATGTTTTAATACTTTCCGCATTTTCATAATTCTGACAATTGCTGCTTGAATTAAAA contains:
- the LOC105194498 gene encoding testis-expressed protein 9, translating into MSDDLLAKEKEFHRLNRDLQLKTRDVIKTVDSIIHAHDSKSLFSDANQSLRINFKTEDAKAIHSEDIAPMINKQLRTSLIKVSETSVECTDDIEIPKKDNTVGNKAVIILLQGKIDMLYKKLQAMQLEFNNKNDYCKELEGEKKKLDDTQIKLWNQIEALNDTITKLERANSDTLSDFQALSNENIVLKKDSEGLRKEIRILNQQSTNLDIRLNRSLESNEKLRNALKCSHTEEKELRNQIRKLQEDKKLIIKSLEKQRSELVQAFKKQTLLVDNLKKQNIHLMANGQISLTKEDFAKLLEWKPQNISDVS